The Eleginops maclovinus isolate JMC-PN-2008 ecotype Puerto Natales chromosome 18, JC_Emac_rtc_rv5, whole genome shotgun sequence genome segment ACATTTAACTCATGCTTTGTGATTCGATGGAGCATATATTCTAATTCTCTCTGGATCGTTATCCTTGATGGCCTcttcaacaaaaaatgtttaaaactatTTGTATGGAAATGGTAAGCCTAAGTAGAACAGTCTGTTTGAAAGGTTTAAAGGGTACCCACTTCTCAGATGTTTAAACCACAAACCAGAGAGAAAGGAGCGAGCAGAGAAAGATATTATTAGAGGAACTGCTAGAGCTATCAAAGGGATTCCTAAGTGCTTTTTGCcacattcattttgagtttGGCTGTTTTCACAATGTGTGTTGactgttacatttacatgtCTCTGATACAATGTCATTATGCAAGCATATATTTGAGATGGTATAACGTTTTAAACTTAGCACCATACATGTGTAGTGTTACTGAACTGGGACCTTACTTTTTTTAAGGTTTCTTAGTAGTGCCAAGCCTGCTGTCATGGTCATGACAATTAACTTCTTAATTGAGCTCTTTGCCTGCACATAAGGGACTCTTTTCCTTTAGCACAGTTCAGTTGGTTTTTCATCGTGACTATAGCGAAATCCTATTTTGGAAACCTGCAGCATCCTCACATCTTCTAATCAATCTGAATTCAGCATAGAAACAAAGCTTTAACTGTATTTTCCAACAGTAAAAGCTGCAAGAAGAAGGAACAAGCTTTCATTTATATACGGTTTGTTGAAATAAACTAGGTCTTGGCTGTACTTGGCAAATTGCTCCTACAGCATCACAATATGGGTTAGCTCGACTCCTCAACTGAACTACATACGTACCGATGAAACGTTCCATCCACCAGGTGCTATTTTTTTCCTTACACATTTTCCGCTGTATAAAGTGCTTTGAAAAAGgcagcagtttaaaaaaggcactaataaaaaaacagatcaaCACTAGGATAGTTTTTGAAGGCAAATGAGTCTCCTCTTTCCCTCAACACAATTTCTCCTGTGAATGTGTGCAATGACATTCTCTAACGCAAGCTCATCCATAGAGCACCACAACTCTAAAGACCAAAAATATAGTCACTGATTGCTCACCCTTTTTAAGACTTGAACCAACTTTTCTGCATACACAGTGAAAACAGTAGTCTGAGAAAACTATGTGGGGCCCCTGGAACTAAAATAAGCTTAACTAAACATACACTGAATATAAACTGAGGAattttgtttattaaagtaTAAACATCTAAGACTGAAGGTTAAAAAGGCACTGTAGAAGTGTTCTAGCTAAGCCTGAAACGGTTAATATCATTTCATTTGGCTCTCATTTTAAGTCTCATTTTGGCTGATGAACAGGAAATAAGGGAAAATACAACTAGTGAGTAAAAGGAAGCATCCAATTCATCTCAATGACCATTACAGCAGGCTGGTATCACAGCAGTGAAGCATTTTAAGTTAGGCAGGCTGCTTTGTTTTCGACCTGTGTATAACTGAATATGAATTAGGAGTTTGAAGGAGACGGGTGGGCTAAATAAACATTATGATTGTTGGAGACCACATTTCTAAAGACATTGTAAGCACATGTCAAAGGCATGTGTTTGATGTGCAAAATGAGAGCAATGGCTGTGAATAGCACACAACATATGTTCAAGCAGGAGAGaactgtaaagaaaacaaatgggaGGATTATGTGTTGACACTCAAATGACTTATGTAACATAATTCTAAGGATCTGCATGTGTGCCGATAATCTGCCGTGAGGAGGGGCTGCGTCTCTTCCAGCCCTTTTGACCTGAGCAACACTAATTTCATCGCACATCAACATCTGTACacaagagagggggggggggtccaagggaaagagacagagcagcagagctACGCCAATACTCTGTCCTGCTGTGCTTGTTTGATTCTACGTCTCCACGCCCAGACTCTGGTGCTAACAGGGGATCTATGTGAAGGAGAGGTGTGACCCGTTGGATATTTGAGAAGTGACACTGGTACTCCTGCTCATGCTCTGCTCACTGCGCCCTCCCGATGGTGTCCTCCCCATTGCTTGGGGGCTGTTCTGTGCACCTCCACTGCTGCGGGAAACCAGGCCTCCTGATGATGGATGGCCCCATGGTGAAGGAGCCCCACCTCCCTGCATACCCTGCCCCCAGCCTTGCTGCATAGATCCCCCTCCCGGACTGGAGTGGTAGTGGTGATGGCTGCCGTGGTGGCTGGACCCTGTGCCAGAACCGCCACTGCCCCAGGGAGACCCTTGAGCGCTCCCGGACGGGTGCTGTTGCTGATGGTGGCTCCAATTTGCTGTAGCTCCGGGAAAGCTGTTGCTGAGGGCCTCTGGGGAGAGGTTTGATAGCACCACTTTGCTGAAACCCAGGCGCATGCTCTCAGAATCGAAAGCCTCCACTTCTCTGGCTTGACGTTCCAGAAGGCTCCGGATTCGCTCCAAGCGTTCATTCTGCAAGGACAACATCTCCTCCTCAATctatagagagagaaaaaaacatgaataacaatgtatgatatttatatatatatatatatatatatatatatatatatatatatatatatatatatatatatatatatataaaacatttttaaaggctTCATCTAAGCTAAATGATGTAGTTTTCTGAATGTAATGGAATATTTCAGCTACTACATCATTTGCCTTTACCGGCATAGATATTAAGTACacattaataatgataaattaTCTAAATTCTCACATTATTAATTGATGTACTTAATAATATCTTAGTAAAAGGCTCTCTttatattgcccagccctatTTACCTTGCATATCCACTTAattgcacaaaacaaaaaagtgtaaataataaaattaagGATGGCTGAATTCCATTCAACTACTTAATTCAGAGTCCTTATATTGTGCATGCTGGCTCACCGCCATGCTTACTATGACACTGAGCCACCGTCGGAGTGTACAGAATACTGTTGTGTATTTCCTTTTGCCATACCAAATGTAGGTAAAGTAATACAGTTCTGAGACGCAGCAAACATCTGATTGAAATATATCCCTGAATGTCCCTCTTATCATATCgtaaaagaaatgaaatctCCTaagataagtactttattgatcctaaatTGGGAATCTTTAGCATTGCAGCAGTCATATTGACAATCCTCTGACCTCATGTAAATCAATGCATACCTTTGCCCATTTTTGTATAATTCAAATAATGCAATGTTAGACTAGTGTACATTTCCACATGATAGTAATTTATAGAGGAGAACCTTCTGTTCCAGAAGGGCTCTTCGGAGTGACACCCTCTGCTCCAGGTCCTTCCTCTCGCGCTCGTGCTGGGCATCTGTCTGCATCTTGATCTTGCTCTGGTAGGCGTTGAgcagctccagctcctgctgTAGCTGCATACGCAGGCCTTGGCCCTGAGCCTCCTGAGTCTCATCCAGACGGAGCTAGAGAGAGAGATCAGGGTCAGGATCGAATGAGTAAAACACATCCACCACCATTACTGATTTGGACACATCCTCTATAAAAAGATGGCAAAATGTAAAATTGGCCGCTTCACGGTCTTATTTTCTTAAACTACATTCTCTGACTCACCGCCTGAGTGGAAAGCATCTCATTGATGGAGTGGTCATACTGTTCTGCCAAGATGGCGAGCTTGCGGTGCTGCTCCTGCTTCAGCCGTTTAAGGACAGCCTTGTGCTCTGACTTTGGTGTGGTCTCCAACAGATGGTTCCTCAGCGCTTTGTACTGCCGGGTCTGGATCTTACATGTGTCCTGGAACTGCTTCTTGATCTGTAGCTCTTTGGACTATGTCAGAAGGGAAAAAACTTTCAAATTGTGCATTTCTCCATTCATAAGCAAACATTAGATCAACCCAAAAACAGAACATAACTATTTACATTAGGTcctcacaaacaaaacattgtcGGGCGTTGACCAGAACTGGAAACCAGGAATTATACAAAGGATCATGGGTCAGCTTCTATTCTCACTTTTACTTTAAACTTCCTAACCATCATTACTCCAATTCCTTTTACACTAAATTCTATGAACGAGTGTTTCAGCCCATCATGGAATATTCgggatgaaaaataaaaaaagtgaattgtGTAAAACAGATCCTACAACTACCAAGGTCAACATTTGATTATCATCACAAACTCAGAGGCTGCATTCTCACCTTGAGGCTCTTGGGCTGCTGGCGAACCTCCATAACGTGTTTACGTCGAagttccctctccctcctcttgtTGTACTCctgctgattggttagctcCGTCTGGTGCTGCAGGCGGATGAGCTCAGCCCTCGTTTTTTGGATGGTGTTGAGCTGGCGGAACTCCAGTTCTTGCATGGACTCATGGTGCCGGAGAAGCATGGCGTGTTCCAAATCCTTCTGGGTCTGACGTTTGTTTAGCTCCTAATTATGTCCACATGAAAAGACAAACGACACAAAACATGAGACTCTCACGCACCAAATAACTCAATTACTGTGTAAatccattcattcatatttGCAACCCAGCAGTATAATGTAGGTGACAAGGTGCTGACCTCACGCACTAAATCCTGTTCAATATTGTGGCGAGCAATCAAGATCCTCCGTTTGAATCTGCGGCACTCCAGATCCAGATACTGCCTCTGTCTGCGCTGCAGGTTGGCCTCCTCCTCAGCTTGGAAGTGTTGGAAGTTCTCCTTCTGCTTGGACAACCattcctgcttttctttcttgGGTGTAGACTGGTTTTCATTCAACTCCTATATGGAAGAAAGAGACAGGTTACTCGTGTGACTGACGGCAAACACGCACTGACTGATGGGTGGAGAAGGCCTGTGACCCCCTACCTCTTTAAGCTGTTCCTTGCGAAGCTTGTACTCGCGTTTTTGGGATTCAAGGAAGCTGTTGAGCTCTTTCTTCTGCTGACTCTGGATATGTTGCTGGAACTTCTTCTCATCATTGTTAAAGATTTTTGCCTAATGAAGAAATACACAcgtttgcttttgtttaaacAGAGTATGTTTTGTGAATCCTGAgtgaacacatgaataaatagGAAGCATACATCTTTCTCCATGGAAGCCTGGTGCTTTTTGATCAGTTTTTCCATCTCCTGGGCAAAGCTGTTCCTCTGGTTCTCCAGCTCCTTGTCCAGGCGAAGTCTGTGCTCGTCCATCTCAGCCTTCAGCTTGTTTTCCAGAGCCATCAGCTGTTTCTGGTGCTGCCGCCTCATGCGCTTGTATCCCAATATCTGCTCTCGTAACTCAGAATCTTGTTCATGCTCCTTTATCTGGCGAGTGAGCTGGAAAACACGAAACAGGgattctctttattttgttgtgaGTGGAAaggatttgtttgttgtgtaaGTGAGGTATTTTTAGAGAATATGGGTAACAtggacaattatttttttaaagtgcataTTTAAGTGCTTAAATCTTTCAAGCTGGATCAAGCCTCTGCTTTTGATTACATACAAGATTACACATTTTCTAGCCTTAAAGCATTCGATGATAACAAGCAGAGGACTTTTGAACAACCCGTGGATGTGGAAAATGTCCAGCAGCTACGCAAGCATTTATCTTAGCCATCGTTTTATTTGATCTACAAACACAAGATCTGTTTTATTACCACTGAGGCTGTGCGTATGGTAGCAAAGTGTTCGCGGTTTCGTTTGGGCCGTGGAGTGTTTGCAGGAGGGGACTGAGGCTCAGTGGGCCGGGTGTTTGGCTCCGACTCTTCATTATatgtctcttcctcctgaaaTGAAGAGAACATGTCAACAGCAGAACAAGACACTGAAACGGCAATCAAAAATAGgcataatgtttaaataaatgaatagaatGTCATAAAAAGTCATTGTTCTCCTAGTATGTTTGACCGTGAACACCATATAACCAGGTCGGACTGGAACCTGAACACCTTACCGGTTTGAGGTGTATCACAGAGCTGTTGGACATGACTGTGTGGTCTCCCTCCATGTCCACCTCACTCTTATCATCGCCTGCATCTGTCAGGCTGTTGACCGAGCTGCTCTGGGAACTGGCACTGATTGACATACTGGGTATGGATTGGTTGCTCCCCACACTGTTTACTGTACCCGTTCGACCCACGCTGTGTTCTGGCTCCTAGAAATACCacgtaaataaaaacaagggtTACCAAAAATGCTTTGTTATAACATAGGCTGACACAATTCTACAAAATACAACCTCCCTAAAGTGGAGATCAGAGAGAGATAGGAAAGACAGGAATGCAGGCTGGTAGAAACACATGACagacctcctcttcatcttgtGCTTCCGTTGTCGGGCCATTGTGGGCTTCTTGAAACAAGATCTTCTTCATTTTACGATACTGCAGATTGTCAAGCTCTCGCACTGCATCCTTAGTCCGACTTATCAGGTCTATAAGAACTGATTCTGGTCGCTCACGCTGGACAAATGCATGCTGGAGGAAGAACACAGGAAATAAGTCACGCAATAAAATCTTGACTTCTTATGAAAAGTTATCTGCCGTAGCAGTTTTTTGATTCTTACCTTTAAGAGCTCCTCAGAGTTTGGTCTATCCTGGGGAAATTTCTGAAGGCAAGAATCTACAAAGTTTCGGAAATATTCGGTCCTAAAAGGTGAGggagaaaatgttgaaaaatgatAGCATTGTATAATTTTAAGGACAAAAATTTGACAGCTTTTATTAATTTTGTCCTGAACTCACCATTCACTGGACTGCAGCGTGGGGCTCTCATTCTGTGCTATATGGTATAAGGCACTCATTGCATTCATGTTGAACAGTGGAGGCTTCCTCTCAGCTACGGAACAGGTAGCACGggacagatgttggacagaaaaataaaatacaaacagtagaaaaagaaacattaatTGTTTGTTGAGCGGATAAGTGAGCAAAATTCTTGCTTGCAATGAGATGTTTGTAAAGTGTAAAAACGGAAAACAAATTTTAATCTTGTGATGTGAATAACAGCGACCATACCTAATTCAATGCAGGTGATTCCCAAAGACCAAATATCAATCTTTCCATCATACTGGCCCTCATCCATAGCTAAAATTACTTCTGGGGCCAtcctgagaaaacaaacagattcaGAACAATAGAAAGATGTAAATAACCATTGAATAGAAAATTGTCAAAAAACACCTTTAAGTACTAAGGTTGCTGTAGCATACCAATATGGAGTCCCAACGAAGGAGTTGGCAGGGCAGGCAATGGAAGCAGAACCAAAATCTGCCAGTTTTACCTGCCCTGGCTCCGTCAGCAAGACATTTCCTGCCTTGATGTCTCTGTCAAACAAATAATAAGAAATGATTACAGCTGCACACAGCAAACAGAATGCTTAAGGGCACAAGTGTTACATGCTCACAAACAGTTGAAACACTCACCGGTGAATCATGTTGTGGGAGTGAAGATAGGCCAATCCTCGAAGAGCCCCATGGGTAATTGCAGCTATTTCAACTTCTTGTAGAGGTTTCTTGTGAACTACAGATGATATATTCATCGACAGTGATGAACAAGGTGACTAGAATAAATGGTTTCCTGCTTACAGTCATAAAGCATTCAATGCAATAATCAGAATTTCAACTCACCTTCTAACAAATCTGAAGCAGAGCCTAGACAGTACTCCATTACCAGCTGCGATGAAATAAAGAGTGTTACATTAGTTTTTTAACTCATGGTTATATATTTTAGTGATCACTGACTGTCCTGTAGTCTTACCCAGGCAGTGTGCTCTCGCAGGTAACATCCTTTGTACTCTATGCTGTTTGGGTGTTGTATTCTTTGCAGGAATTTCACCTCCTTGATTATGTCTTGCCATTTCTGTGAAAATAGCAAACATTGTGAGGACAcgaacaacaaacaaataatggTGATAAACATTGGCTGCTAACATGAAACAGGTAAGTGAAAGCTATCATACCTCGGTGGATTGCTTCCCACTGTAAGACATCTTCTTGATGGCCACCACCTCATTTGTCCGCACATCCCGTGCCTGAATGACAAGCACATTGCATAGTGGTGTTACTGTTATTGccactttattttacattaccaatgatttaaatttgtatttgcGATTAAGGATACAAGGCTACATGGGAACAATTAGAAATATccgtttttttgggggggctttttgcctttaatcggataggagagtgacaggaaagtgggagagagagacggggtgggatccggaaaggcCCACGGGTTGGGAgtcgaacccgggtcgccggcatacggtgcaggtgtcccagccagttgcgccacggcgGGGGCCAGAAATATCAGTTTTACCCaaagtattttctgtgttttattcacctataaaaagtcttaaattatggatatttgcatttaaataaaatgtgacctCATTGCCCCACAATCATGACAACACAATCTGTATACGACACTAAAATGCTCCACATTCAAATTCAGACTATATAGCTGTTAGGGCAattgtacaacaacaacaacaacaagttgGGACTCGTGATTCAAGCCTCTGTAAGCTGACCAATAATACCCAATAAGTGTTTATAACAGCTTGGCTGTGGTTTCAATATTACAAGACAGTGTcactaaaaaaaaataaaagtcttgcACAATCattattgaaatgtttgaaaGGATCCAAAGGCCTTTGTGAATGATAGATCTCTGGCttctgaaacaaaacagaacccTTTGTCAATATCATCCCAATGAATTCAAATCTACAATTCATCTTTAAGCATGTTCTATATAAACTTGATCAACTGAAAGACAGCATACTGCACTTctttgtcagtgttttatagTACCATGAGTCAAGAAAAGTCAGCGGGATTTATGTTATCATCAGTAAAAACTATATTGAAGTAAACTATTTAATTAGCTCTTTCGTGTTACACTTTGCTTTACCAGAAATGTTTCCCTGGatacatttcaaccactgaGCCAGACTAAACCCGTCTGATCAGAaacccttttgtgttttttaccagACCCCTGTGTGTCCAAATTAATGAACACAGTGTTCTCCCTGAAGGTGATGACAACACTGCTATTTTTGAGTAGTTCTGCTGTCGGACTGAACATTGCCTTATTTTATGAAATACTTACAAAGTATACAGCACCAAAGCTGCCATGTCCGATCTCCCGCAGATCTGAGTAAAGCTTTTCTGGGTCCTCCTTGAAGAAGAGCTCTGCGATTTCAGGGTCCTTCAGGCTCCCCGCCCGACTGCTGTTGGGCATAATGGGGAGTTGGGGGGGGCAATGCCGCTGCCGCCAGGAACTATCTGGGTCTGCGACAGCGACTTGAAAGCCCCCACCGATGGCTCATCTGCAGGACAGTGGTCTCATATGTGTTCAGagctgaaaagtaaaaaaagaagaatgagtacactgaaaaaaaaaaacactgcagagtGGTATAACCTGATGAATTCATGTGTCCACAGTACAAATAACAGTGCTTCATTATATATACTGACTGGAGAGTAGTACAATGTGCTCAAAGAGTGGTTTAATAGAGTAGATTTGGAttttttgaggaaaatattctCCCTTCTAAGTTAGGTGGCATTTTTTATGTTAGGTTGCAAAATAATCCTATATGTGAAAAGTAATGTGAACAAATAGGTCGGATAAGTGAAACTGCAAGcctctcttttgctctccaTATTCAGCTATAGTAGAGCCTATTACCCTGAAGAAGGAAAGGCTAGGCAAAACATGTAGTGAACCATAAAACCAGGTGCAAATGTGGAGAATGGCCAGTCGGAAACCCTGAGGTAGCAAGATATAAGTCTCCTGTTTCCATAGAAACAGAAACCACAGTAAGAAAATCAGTGGGCTGTGTCATGACAAACTCCCCTCACACCTTCAGTGACTGGTATGTAGACAGACAGTTGTGAGGATGACACAAAGAACTGTCTTGCACCAGATCATTTCCgtggtaaaaaaagaaaaggtaacaACACGTTGCTTCACTAGGAGATAGATGCCTGAAGTGAAACAAAGCATTCCAGTGATAGGAATACTTGTTAAACCTGTAAGTACTTGGTAAACACACGGTCTCAAACATACCGAACATTGTCCATATAACCTTCCTAAGAGCGTTAAGAGGATCAGTCCAACAAAATCACAACACACCTATTCCCAGTTATCTATAGGGGCTTCTAGCCTTGCTTTTGGTTCCGTTTAGTCCATCTTAGTTTTTAGATATCCACAGTTGAAAATATActaataaaaagcaaatgtgtTGACTTAGCACTGTAGGTAACCTGTCAACCTTACTGGGAAGAGTGGCAATTGAGTTTTCTTCAAAGGCTGAAAATATCTACAGTTGGCTGTTTGGATTAACCTTATCTCAAAGCTCACCATATAAAACCAAAACTATCAGCATGACTAGACTGGGGATGCGAGGGAAAATGTCAATTTCTTGTTTATCTTGTTTCAGATGAAGTAAGCCtttaataaaagacagaaattgAAACGCTTCAACTTTTTAAGTACTTGATTAATGTTAAATAGTTTGTTTTACAGTGTCACTGCTGTAATACAGATGTAGACTGTAAAAGATCATGGAGGAAAGTTTACTGAGTCCATGCTGCTCAGATGATCAGCTGCAAACAGATGCAGAGCTGACGCTAGAGTCACAAGACTTCTCCCAGCCTGGGAGAAACAGCCCCCAGTTCAAGCAGACATCTTTTGTCtcacaacaacactgaacaactCACTATTCCACACAGATCCAGCCACTGCGCTGAAATAAAGCCTCATTACCATGTGGGACTGTGCCTCTTTATTGCCATTGTTCTTTACAACATTGTCGCTCATGAAAGAGCTTTGTTGTCATATCTCATGATGGCATTTTGTCCTGTGGAAATATGAGCCCAGAAGTGAGTGATGATAACTGATACCTTCATAAAACACCCTTGCGTTCCAACTAGCACACATATATGCACAAGAATGCAGCAGGACAGGACAACAAAGCTTGAGGGCTGGAATTCTCAATGTATGCCCTCACTGCGCTGCATTTCCCAGCATTTCCTGTTCGTACAGCTATAGGGAGGTAGGAAGGGGCCCTGGTGAGCATTTTGACTAGTgattatctctctctctctcgacaTTCTTAGAGACATGCATTGCAATAGCAGAAACGATGTAAAACACGTTTTAAATCACTCATATCATAGAGTGAATTTGTctttacataatgacatcactttaaaACAGTATCAGTTTTAAACTTATCAGTAATGTTGTACAATTAAGTCATTTCCTTTCGGCATTCCATTCCacagcacaaaacaaacaaacacataatccTAAATAGTGTACACCACCACAGTGTCTTTAATCTGAACCACCCCTctcaaagaacaaacacataTGATTGTGTACAGGCCTTTAGCACAGCACATTCATGAGTAAGATTGGGCCTAATCAGAGTTAGTCTGTTGGGATAAGTAGACACTTGTCCAGTATTGTTAttgctctgaaaaaaataaaccgCTATCAAATTACCAATTTTGCCCTAAAACAGtcatatgtatgtattttagcATTACCTGCTGCGTTACATCACAAGTTACCTGTGGCTAGGTAACGTTAATAAATCCCTGGAGTTGCATCACAAGTGGAATAAGAGAGAGCACCCAGTGGGATTTTCCGAAAGTTGTCACTTTCCAACAGCGGTTTCAGCTGTCACCCAAGTAAATAAAACGAACAAAGTCTGAAATGTAAAGACCCAACAGTCACCCTCAAGCGTGCgcaatcaaataaatcaaaggtTTCAGGAGCTCCCTCACTAGCCAGCGTTGACTGTAATGTTAGCTGCACACCAAACTTCTCGTCAGCTAAGCTAAGTTACGTGTCATATGATCAAACAATCCAAGCAATATTCGCTACGTATTTACAGTGTGAACAGTTGAGTTACTACACAACATGATGTGGAATTAAACCAACTTCAAGGGTAATTGACCAGAAATGGCTAAATTAGCAAGCTAACCTATGTGATGTTTGCTAAGTTAGCTTTAGCCAGTTAGCTGAAACTCACCCTCTCCTGACAGGCCAGGTTTCAGCACTGTAGAGAATGTCGTGTAATTCAAAGCAGTTTAGGATTATAATTATGTTCCTCGCGTTTCATCCCCGGCGAGGTAATTTCGTACGCTAGCTCCTTGTGGTTCTTAACGCTGTCAGTCGATTATAACATGCAGATTTGTGAATAAGTGTAGGTTAAAATCCCCACCCTCGAAGTAACTGGGGAGCCAGAATAGTCGAATCCCACTCCCAGGCAGGTCCAAAGATGGCTGCCGAGCGCTCCGCCGCCGCCTCCCTTCGTGGAAATACGGTTGGGGAGAATGTGAGGGAAGTTCAAACTCTTACAAAACACCACGAAACAAGCCGCCAAAGTGTCCTCGACGTTGCTGGAAAAACAGGGGATTTAACCTAGCACCTTACTGTGTTAACACGTTACTTTAAAAGCTGTAACTCAGCCTGCCTGCCCGTCTTCCTTCGACATACTGCAAACAGCAGTTCCGCCCTGCCTGTTGTAGTTGCAGTAAACTCTCTCTGACCCAAAAACATCCAGAGGCGGAGACATAATTAAGAAACACTCAGtctgtaatatactgtatagtgGCGTTAATTCTCAGCTCTTACTAAACTTCTACTGTTCATTTGTGGTTTGGTATTTCCTGATATTTTTTCTGACAAAATGAATTGGATAGGtaatataaaaaagaatgaTTATCTTTTAGTGGAAAATGCTTTTGCAAAATAGTATATCACTGGTGGGTTCACTAGTTTCATACACTGGAAAtaatttaaagtcattttttaaccGGGAAATATGTGATAAAGTTCAAGGGATTTAATCTATTAATTGTCTCTACTAAATGAattaaacagaaagaaagatgtacttttattaatccccatggaGAAATTCGAGAATTCGGCAAattgacccatcctagtgttaggagcagtgggctgcaaTATGtatggcgcccggggagcagtgtaggaaacgatgccttgctcagggacaccacggtggcacttggtctttcggggacttgaactggtgatCTTCctgttcccaggccaagcccttAACCACTTGTGCCACCAAACAAG includes the following:
- the taok1a gene encoding serine/threonine-protein kinase TAO1 — encoded protein: MPNSSRAGSLKDPEIAELFFKEDPEKLYSDLREIGHGSFGAVYFARDVRTNEVVAIKKMSYSGKQSTEKWQDIIKEVKFLQRIQHPNSIEYKGCYLREHTAWLVMEYCLGSASDLLEVHKKPLQEVEIAAITHGALRGLAYLHSHNMIHRDIKAGNVLLTEPGQVKLADFGSASIACPANSFVGTPYWMAPEVILAMDEGQYDGKIDIWSLGITCIELAERKPPLFNMNAMSALYHIAQNESPTLQSSEWTEYFRNFVDSCLQKFPQDRPNSEELLKHAFVQRERPESVLIDLISRTKDAVRELDNLQYRKMKKILFQEAHNGPTTEAQDEEEEPEHSVGRTGTVNSVGSNQSIPSMSISASSQSSSVNSLTDAGDDKSEVDMEGDHTVMSNSSVIHLKPEEETYNEESEPNTRPTEPQSPPANTPRPKRNREHFATIRTASVLTRQIKEHEQDSELREQILGYKRMRRQHQKQLMALENKLKAEMDEHRLRLDKELENQRNSFAQEMEKLIKKHQASMEKDAKIFNNDEKKFQQHIQSQQKKELNSFLESQKREYKLRKEQLKEELNENQSTPKKEKQEWLSKQKENFQHFQAEEEANLQRRQRQYLDLECRRFKRRILIARHNIEQDLVREELNKRQTQKDLEHAMLLRHHESMQELEFRQLNTIQKTRAELIRLQHQTELTNQQEYNKRRERELRRKHVMEVRQQPKSLKSKELQIKKQFQDTCKIQTRQYKALRNHLLETTPKSEHKAVLKRLKQEQHRKLAILAEQYDHSINEMLSTQALRLDETQEAQGQGLRMQLQQELELLNAYQSKIKMQTDAQHERERKDLEQRVSLRRALLEQKIEEEMLSLQNERLERIRSLLERQAREVEAFDSESMRLGFSKVVLSNLSPEALSNSFPGATANWSHHQQQHPSGSAQGSPWGSGGSGTGSSHHGSHHHYHSSPGGGSMQQGWGQGMQGGGAPSPWGHPSSGGLVSRSSGGAQNSPQAMGRTPSGGRSEQSMSRSTSVTSQISNGSHLSFT